A portion of the Carettochelys insculpta isolate YL-2023 chromosome 26, ASM3395843v1, whole genome shotgun sequence genome contains these proteins:
- the TULP1 gene encoding tubby-related protein 1 isoform X4 — MPLQSEILREVWTSDSANEEPGSPQKQKLHKQCLLLGQKPKKKRQEPTLEAKPKKLKVKKLDTQNPTEEPSALSQKDSQEEEEEENDELPKKPKKKPPREMPAGESKERKPRLKGERSDGDAKTRAAKPTKEPTASMFQVGGDKKERKGKKKAPALTNSEAEDDSDASTKPIKPDPRKDTAAMFQAGGDGPREKKTKKKALPKAAGEESEGEAVESPPKNSNKKGKGKKAKKKEERPPSPVIEVGNLEDFVLQPAPQGVTIKCRVTRDKKGMDRGLYPTYYLHLDNEKKVFLLAGRKRKKSKTSNYLISIDPTDLSRGGENFIGKLRSNLMGTKFTVFDNGVNPDRANTDWSNVRQELSAVVYETNVLGFRGPRKMTVIIPGMNSDNERVPIRPRNDNDGLLTRWQNKNMDNLIELHNKAPVWNDETQSYILNFHGRVTHASVKNFQIVHSDDPDYIVMQFGRVADDAFTMDYNYPMCAMQAFAIALSSFDGKLACE; from the exons ATGCCCCTCCAGTCGGAGATCCTGCGGGAGGTGTGGACCTCGGACAG TGCGAATGAGGAACCCGGAAGCCCCCAGAAGCAGAAACTTCACAAGCAG tgcctcctgctggggcAGAAGCCGAAGAAGAAGCGCCAGGAACCCACGCTGGAAGCCAAGCCCAAGAAATTGAAGGTGAAGAAGTTGGACACCCAGAACCCCACAGAGGAGCCCAGTGCCCTTTCTCAGA AGGActctcaggaggaggaggaagaggagaatgacGAGCTGCCCAAAAAGCCGAAAAAGAAGCCCCCCAGAGAAATGCCCGCTGGAGAAAGCAAGGAGAGGAAGCCCAGGCTGAAAG GAGAGAGAAGTGATGGGGATGCCAAGACCAGAGCCGCGAAGCCCACAAAGGAGCCGACCGCGTCCATGTTCCAAGTGGGCGGGGACAAGAAGGAgagaaaaggcaaaaagaaag ccccagctctcacGAACAGCGAGGCAGAAGACGACTCTGATGCCAGCACCAAGCCAATCAAGCCCGACCCGAGAAAGGACACAGCTGCCATGTTCCAGGCAGGAGGCGACGGCCCTAGGGAGAAAAAGACCAAAAAGAAAG CTCTCCCCAAAGCCGCTGGAGAGGAGAGTGAGGGCGAGGCCGTGGAGAGCCCTCCGAAGAACTCCAACaagaaagggaagggaaagaaggCCAAGAAG AAGGAGGAGAGGCCGCCTTCCCCTGTCATCGAAGTGGGCAACCTGGAGGACTTtgtgctgcagcctgctcctcagGGGGTGACCATCAAGTGCCGGGTCACTCGAGACAAGAAAGGGATGGACCGGGGCCTCTACCCTACGTATTACCTGCACTTGGACAACGAGAAAAAG GTGTTCCTGCTGGCTGGCCGGAAGCGGAAAAAGAGCAAGACCTCGAACTACCTGATTTCCATCGATCCCACTGATTTGTCCCGAGGTGGGGAGAACTTCATTGGGAAGCTGAG ATCTAATTTAATGGGGACTAAGTTTACCGTGTTCGATAATGGTGTGAACCCCGACAGAGCGAACACCGACTGGTCCAACGTGCGACAGGAGCTATCGGCCGTCGTGTAT GAGACAAACGTTTTGGGGTTCAGAGGCCCTCGGAAGATGACCGTGATCATCCCTGGAATGAATTCTGACAATGAGCGGGTGCCAATCCGGCCTCGAAAC GACAATGACGGGCTTCTTACAAGGTGGCAGAACAAGAACATGGACAACCTGATCGAGCTACACAACAAGGCCCCAGTATGGAACGATGAGACCCAGTCTTACATCCTGAACTTCCATGGCAGAGTCACCCACGCCTCTGTCAAGAACTTCCAGATCGTGCACAGCGATGATC CTGACTACATTGTGATGCAGTTTGGCCGCGTAGCAGACGACGCTTTCACCATGGACTACAACTACCCCATGTGTGCTATGCAGGCTTTTGCCATTGCCCTGTCCAGCTTTGATGGAAAGCTGGCCTGTGAATAA
- the TULP1 gene encoding tubby-related protein 1 isoform X2: protein MPLQSEILREVWTSDSANEEPGSPQKQKLHKQCLLLGQKPKKKRQEPTLEAKPKKLKVKKLDTQNPTEEPSALSQTVKKVRKKKEEKVEEESEKQPCPKASKEPGKKKKESAPSHVSVAKASRKKQEDSQEEEEEENDELPKKPKKKPPREMPAGESKERKPRLKGERSDGDAKTRAAKPTKEPTASMFQVGGDKKERKGKKKAPALTNSEAEDDSDASTKPIKPDPRKDTAAMFQAGGDGPREKKTKKKALPKAAGEESEGEAVESPPKNSNKKGKGKKAKKEERPPSPVIEVGNLEDFVLQPAPQGVTIKCRVTRDKKGMDRGLYPTYYLHLDNEKKVFLLAGRKRKKSKTSNYLISIDPTDLSRGGENFIGKLRSNLMGTKFTVFDNGVNPDRANTDWSNVRQELSAVVYETNVLGFRGPRKMTVIIPGMNSDNERVPIRPRNDNDGLLTRWQNKNMDNLIELHNKAPVWNDETQSYILNFHGRVTHASVKNFQIVHSDDPDYIVMQFGRVADDAFTMDYNYPMCAMQAFAIALSSFDGKLACE from the exons ATGCCCCTCCAGTCGGAGATCCTGCGGGAGGTGTGGACCTCGGACAG TGCGAATGAGGAACCCGGAAGCCCCCAGAAGCAGAAACTTCACAAGCAG tgcctcctgctggggcAGAAGCCGAAGAAGAAGCGCCAGGAACCCACGCTGGAAGCCAAGCCCAAGAAATTGAAGGTGAAGAAGTTGGACACCCAGAACCCCACAGAGGAGCCCAGTGCCCTTTCTCAGA CTGTCAAGAAAGTGAggaagaagaaggaggagaaaGTAGAGGAGGAGAGTGAGAAGCAGCCCTGCCCCAAAGCCTCCAAGGAGCccgggaagaagaagaaggaaagtgCCCCCTCACATGTCAGTGTGGCCAAGGCCTCCAGAAAGAAGCAGG AGGActctcaggaggaggaggaagaggagaatgacGAGCTGCCCAAAAAGCCGAAAAAGAAGCCCCCCAGAGAAATGCCCGCTGGAGAAAGCAAGGAGAGGAAGCCCAGGCTGAAAG GAGAGAGAAGTGATGGGGATGCCAAGACCAGAGCCGCGAAGCCCACAAAGGAGCCGACCGCGTCCATGTTCCAAGTGGGCGGGGACAAGAAGGAgagaaaaggcaaaaagaaag ccccagctctcacGAACAGCGAGGCAGAAGACGACTCTGATGCCAGCACCAAGCCAATCAAGCCCGACCCGAGAAAGGACACAGCTGCCATGTTCCAGGCAGGAGGCGACGGCCCTAGGGAGAAAAAGACCAAAAAGAAAG CTCTCCCCAAAGCCGCTGGAGAGGAGAGTGAGGGCGAGGCCGTGGAGAGCCCTCCGAAGAACTCCAACaagaaagggaagggaaagaaggCCAAGAAG GAGGAGAGGCCGCCTTCCCCTGTCATCGAAGTGGGCAACCTGGAGGACTTtgtgctgcagcctgctcctcagGGGGTGACCATCAAGTGCCGGGTCACTCGAGACAAGAAAGGGATGGACCGGGGCCTCTACCCTACGTATTACCTGCACTTGGACAACGAGAAAAAG GTGTTCCTGCTGGCTGGCCGGAAGCGGAAAAAGAGCAAGACCTCGAACTACCTGATTTCCATCGATCCCACTGATTTGTCCCGAGGTGGGGAGAACTTCATTGGGAAGCTGAG ATCTAATTTAATGGGGACTAAGTTTACCGTGTTCGATAATGGTGTGAACCCCGACAGAGCGAACACCGACTGGTCCAACGTGCGACAGGAGCTATCGGCCGTCGTGTAT GAGACAAACGTTTTGGGGTTCAGAGGCCCTCGGAAGATGACCGTGATCATCCCTGGAATGAATTCTGACAATGAGCGGGTGCCAATCCGGCCTCGAAAC GACAATGACGGGCTTCTTACAAGGTGGCAGAACAAGAACATGGACAACCTGATCGAGCTACACAACAAGGCCCCAGTATGGAACGATGAGACCCAGTCTTACATCCTGAACTTCCATGGCAGAGTCACCCACGCCTCTGTCAAGAACTTCCAGATCGTGCACAGCGATGATC CTGACTACATTGTGATGCAGTTTGGCCGCGTAGCAGACGACGCTTTCACCATGGACTACAACTACCCCATGTGTGCTATGCAGGCTTTTGCCATTGCCCTGTCCAGCTTTGATGGAAAGCTGGCCTGTGAATAA
- the TULP1 gene encoding tubby-related protein 1 isoform X1 — MPLQSEILREVWTSDSANEEPGSPQKQKLHKQCLLLGQKPKKKRQEPTLEAKPKKLKVKKLDTQNPTEEPSALSQTVKKVRKKKEEKVEEESEKQPCPKASKEPGKKKKESAPSHVSVAKASRKKQEDSQEEEEEENDELPKKPKKKPPREMPAGESKERKPRLKGERSDGDAKTRAAKPTKEPTASMFQVGGDKKERKGKKKAPALTNSEAEDDSDASTKPIKPDPRKDTAAMFQAGGDGPREKKTKKKALPKAAGEESEGEAVESPPKNSNKKGKGKKAKKKEERPPSPVIEVGNLEDFVLQPAPQGVTIKCRVTRDKKGMDRGLYPTYYLHLDNEKKVFLLAGRKRKKSKTSNYLISIDPTDLSRGGENFIGKLRSNLMGTKFTVFDNGVNPDRANTDWSNVRQELSAVVYETNVLGFRGPRKMTVIIPGMNSDNERVPIRPRNDNDGLLTRWQNKNMDNLIELHNKAPVWNDETQSYILNFHGRVTHASVKNFQIVHSDDPDYIVMQFGRVADDAFTMDYNYPMCAMQAFAIALSSFDGKLACE; from the exons ATGCCCCTCCAGTCGGAGATCCTGCGGGAGGTGTGGACCTCGGACAG TGCGAATGAGGAACCCGGAAGCCCCCAGAAGCAGAAACTTCACAAGCAG tgcctcctgctggggcAGAAGCCGAAGAAGAAGCGCCAGGAACCCACGCTGGAAGCCAAGCCCAAGAAATTGAAGGTGAAGAAGTTGGACACCCAGAACCCCACAGAGGAGCCCAGTGCCCTTTCTCAGA CTGTCAAGAAAGTGAggaagaagaaggaggagaaaGTAGAGGAGGAGAGTGAGAAGCAGCCCTGCCCCAAAGCCTCCAAGGAGCccgggaagaagaagaaggaaagtgCCCCCTCACATGTCAGTGTGGCCAAGGCCTCCAGAAAGAAGCAGG AGGActctcaggaggaggaggaagaggagaatgacGAGCTGCCCAAAAAGCCGAAAAAGAAGCCCCCCAGAGAAATGCCCGCTGGAGAAAGCAAGGAGAGGAAGCCCAGGCTGAAAG GAGAGAGAAGTGATGGGGATGCCAAGACCAGAGCCGCGAAGCCCACAAAGGAGCCGACCGCGTCCATGTTCCAAGTGGGCGGGGACAAGAAGGAgagaaaaggcaaaaagaaag ccccagctctcacGAACAGCGAGGCAGAAGACGACTCTGATGCCAGCACCAAGCCAATCAAGCCCGACCCGAGAAAGGACACAGCTGCCATGTTCCAGGCAGGAGGCGACGGCCCTAGGGAGAAAAAGACCAAAAAGAAAG CTCTCCCCAAAGCCGCTGGAGAGGAGAGTGAGGGCGAGGCCGTGGAGAGCCCTCCGAAGAACTCCAACaagaaagggaagggaaagaaggCCAAGAAG AAGGAGGAGAGGCCGCCTTCCCCTGTCATCGAAGTGGGCAACCTGGAGGACTTtgtgctgcagcctgctcctcagGGGGTGACCATCAAGTGCCGGGTCACTCGAGACAAGAAAGGGATGGACCGGGGCCTCTACCCTACGTATTACCTGCACTTGGACAACGAGAAAAAG GTGTTCCTGCTGGCTGGCCGGAAGCGGAAAAAGAGCAAGACCTCGAACTACCTGATTTCCATCGATCCCACTGATTTGTCCCGAGGTGGGGAGAACTTCATTGGGAAGCTGAG ATCTAATTTAATGGGGACTAAGTTTACCGTGTTCGATAATGGTGTGAACCCCGACAGAGCGAACACCGACTGGTCCAACGTGCGACAGGAGCTATCGGCCGTCGTGTAT GAGACAAACGTTTTGGGGTTCAGAGGCCCTCGGAAGATGACCGTGATCATCCCTGGAATGAATTCTGACAATGAGCGGGTGCCAATCCGGCCTCGAAAC GACAATGACGGGCTTCTTACAAGGTGGCAGAACAAGAACATGGACAACCTGATCGAGCTACACAACAAGGCCCCAGTATGGAACGATGAGACCCAGTCTTACATCCTGAACTTCCATGGCAGAGTCACCCACGCCTCTGTCAAGAACTTCCAGATCGTGCACAGCGATGATC CTGACTACATTGTGATGCAGTTTGGCCGCGTAGCAGACGACGCTTTCACCATGGACTACAACTACCCCATGTGTGCTATGCAGGCTTTTGCCATTGCCCTGTCCAGCTTTGATGGAAAGCTGGCCTGTGAATAA
- the TULP1 gene encoding tubby-related protein 1 isoform X3, translated as MPLQSEILREVWTSDSANEEPGSPQKQKLHKQCLLLGQKPKKKRQEPTLEAKPKKLKVKKLDTQNPTEEPSALSQTVKKVRKKKEEKVEEESEKQPCPKASKEPGKKKKESAPSHVSVAKASRKKQEDSQEEEEEENDELPKKPKKKPPREMPAGESKERKPRLKAPALTNSEAEDDSDASTKPIKPDPRKDTAAMFQAGGDGPREKKTKKKALPKAAGEESEGEAVESPPKNSNKKGKGKKAKKKEERPPSPVIEVGNLEDFVLQPAPQGVTIKCRVTRDKKGMDRGLYPTYYLHLDNEKKVFLLAGRKRKKSKTSNYLISIDPTDLSRGGENFIGKLRSNLMGTKFTVFDNGVNPDRANTDWSNVRQELSAVVYETNVLGFRGPRKMTVIIPGMNSDNERVPIRPRNDNDGLLTRWQNKNMDNLIELHNKAPVWNDETQSYILNFHGRVTHASVKNFQIVHSDDPDYIVMQFGRVADDAFTMDYNYPMCAMQAFAIALSSFDGKLACE; from the exons ATGCCCCTCCAGTCGGAGATCCTGCGGGAGGTGTGGACCTCGGACAG TGCGAATGAGGAACCCGGAAGCCCCCAGAAGCAGAAACTTCACAAGCAG tgcctcctgctggggcAGAAGCCGAAGAAGAAGCGCCAGGAACCCACGCTGGAAGCCAAGCCCAAGAAATTGAAGGTGAAGAAGTTGGACACCCAGAACCCCACAGAGGAGCCCAGTGCCCTTTCTCAGA CTGTCAAGAAAGTGAggaagaagaaggaggagaaaGTAGAGGAGGAGAGTGAGAAGCAGCCCTGCCCCAAAGCCTCCAAGGAGCccgggaagaagaagaaggaaagtgCCCCCTCACATGTCAGTGTGGCCAAGGCCTCCAGAAAGAAGCAGG AGGActctcaggaggaggaggaagaggagaatgacGAGCTGCCCAAAAAGCCGAAAAAGAAGCCCCCCAGAGAAATGCCCGCTGGAGAAAGCAAGGAGAGGAAGCCCAGGCTGAAAG ccccagctctcacGAACAGCGAGGCAGAAGACGACTCTGATGCCAGCACCAAGCCAATCAAGCCCGACCCGAGAAAGGACACAGCTGCCATGTTCCAGGCAGGAGGCGACGGCCCTAGGGAGAAAAAGACCAAAAAGAAAG CTCTCCCCAAAGCCGCTGGAGAGGAGAGTGAGGGCGAGGCCGTGGAGAGCCCTCCGAAGAACTCCAACaagaaagggaagggaaagaaggCCAAGAAG AAGGAGGAGAGGCCGCCTTCCCCTGTCATCGAAGTGGGCAACCTGGAGGACTTtgtgctgcagcctgctcctcagGGGGTGACCATCAAGTGCCGGGTCACTCGAGACAAGAAAGGGATGGACCGGGGCCTCTACCCTACGTATTACCTGCACTTGGACAACGAGAAAAAG GTGTTCCTGCTGGCTGGCCGGAAGCGGAAAAAGAGCAAGACCTCGAACTACCTGATTTCCATCGATCCCACTGATTTGTCCCGAGGTGGGGAGAACTTCATTGGGAAGCTGAG ATCTAATTTAATGGGGACTAAGTTTACCGTGTTCGATAATGGTGTGAACCCCGACAGAGCGAACACCGACTGGTCCAACGTGCGACAGGAGCTATCGGCCGTCGTGTAT GAGACAAACGTTTTGGGGTTCAGAGGCCCTCGGAAGATGACCGTGATCATCCCTGGAATGAATTCTGACAATGAGCGGGTGCCAATCCGGCCTCGAAAC GACAATGACGGGCTTCTTACAAGGTGGCAGAACAAGAACATGGACAACCTGATCGAGCTACACAACAAGGCCCCAGTATGGAACGATGAGACCCAGTCTTACATCCTGAACTTCCATGGCAGAGTCACCCACGCCTCTGTCAAGAACTTCCAGATCGTGCACAGCGATGATC CTGACTACATTGTGATGCAGTTTGGCCGCGTAGCAGACGACGCTTTCACCATGGACTACAACTACCCCATGTGTGCTATGCAGGCTTTTGCCATTGCCCTGTCCAGCTTTGATGGAAAGCTGGCCTGTGAATAA